Proteins encoded by one window of Octopus bimaculoides isolate UCB-OBI-ISO-001 chromosome 4, ASM119413v2, whole genome shotgun sequence:
- the LOC106874509 gene encoding LOW QUALITY PROTEIN: 60S ribosomal protein L13a-like (The sequence of the model RefSeq protein was modified relative to this genomic sequence to represent the inferred CDS: substituted 1 base at 1 genomic stop codon): MVFQRQPIVIDASGHLLGRLSAVVAKSLLQGQRMVIVRCEGINISGHFHRNKMKXLYYLRKRCNVNPRRGPFHFRAPSKIFFRTVKGMLPHKIKRGKDALGRLKAFEGIPAQYNKKKRMSVPAALRIIRLKPGRKYCDLNRLAHEVGWKYQLAIASLEAKRKAKSSNFVGKARSDAALKRKAKEAVSKKIRNYE; the protein is encoded by the coding sequence ATGGTGTTCCAACGTCAGCCCATCGTAATCGATGCCAGTGGGCATCTTTTGGGGCGTTTGTCTGCAGTCGTAGCGAAAAGTCTCTTGCAAGGACAAAGAATGGTAATTGTCCGGTGTGAAGGCATCAATATTTCAGGCCATTTccacagaaataaaatgaagtagtTATATTACCTTCGAAAAAGATGTAATGTGAATCCCAGAAGAGGACCCTTCCATTTCAGGGCTCCCAGCAAAATCTTCTTTAGAACAGTCAAAGGTATGCTTCCTCATAAAATTAAGCGTGGAAAAGATGCTCTTGGCCGACTGAAGGCATTTGAGGGTATCCCTGCTCAATACAACAAAAAGAAGCGAATGAGTGTTCCAGCAGCTCTCCGAATCATTCGTTTAAAACCGGGTCGAAAGTACTGCGATTTGAATCGATTGGCACATGAAGTTGGCTGGAAATACCAACTTGCCATTGCCAGTTTAGAAGCTAAAAGAAAGGCTAAATCTAGCAACTTTGTTGGAAAAGCAAGATCTGATGCAGCCttgaaaagaaaagctaaagAGGCTGTGAGCAAAAAGATTCGAAATTATGAG